The sequence below is a genomic window from Beijerinckia indica subsp. indica ATCC 9039.
CTTGTTGAGGAGGGTAGGCTCGACCTCGATGCGCCCGCCAGCCATTATAGCCCAGATATCGGCAAGCTTCAGGTCATCGAGGGCTTTGAGGAGACAGGTGCGCCGAAACTGCGCGCACCCAAACGATCGATAACCACACGCATGTTGATGCTGCACACTGGTGGATTCGGTTACGATTTCTTCAATGAGACTTATAATCGTCTTGCCAGGGAAAGGGGCCAACCGAGCGTCGTCACCGCTTCGAAAGCAGCACTTATGACTCCGCTGCTATTCGATCCTGGCGAAAGATGGGAGTATGGAACCAATATCGATTGGTGTGGCCAGATCGTTGAAGGCATCACAGGGAAGCGACTTGGGCAGGTCTTCAAGGAGCGTATCTTCGATCCGCTGGGGATGCAGAATTCGACTTTTGAACTCACCGATGCGATGCGCAGTAAGCTGGCCATCGTGCACGCGCGCAATAGCGATGGCTCGTTGACGCCGATGGACTTCGAGCTGCCGCCGCAACCGGAAGTGCATATGGGGGGACATGGTCTCTATGGCACGGTTGGCGATTACATGCGTTTCATCCGCATGTGGCTCAATGATGGTGCAGGTGAGCATGGGCGTGTACTGAAGGCCGAGACAGTCCGGATGGCCGAAAAGAACCATCTGGGGGATAAGAAAATATCGCCACTTCCTGGTGTCATCCCTGCACTTTCCAATGACGCGGAGTTCTTTCCAGGCGCACCGAAATCATGGTCCTTTAGCTTCATGGTAAACGATGAAGAGGCGCCAACAGGGCGACCAGCCGGTGCGCTAGGCTGGGCGGGACTGGCCAATCTTTTTTACTGGATAGATCGCAAGAATGGTTTTGGAGGGTTCTGGGCAACGCAGATCTTGCCCTTCGCCGATCCAGTCTCCTTCTCTGCCTATCTCGACTTCGAAAGCGCCTTCTACGCCAGCCTCAAGCAGCGCAATGTCGCATGACACAAGAGGGCTCGCTGGGATAATTGACTCAGCAAGCCTTAGAGCATGTTTGGAAGTTTTGATCCACCCCCACATAAAAAACATACTAAATCTCATGGATCATGACTTGTCATGATCCATGAGAGACGGCGGTCAAGTCTTGCTGAGTCAGACTCAGTAAGGCTTTATATTACCGCTGGAAGCGCGGAGATCATGCGCGATATTTTCAAGCTGAAAGATCTTCATCTTCACGTAAAGAGTGCTTTTGGCAATTCCCAACTCGCGGGCGACAGCTGTCATATTGCCGTGATGGGTGCGAAGCATTCGGACAATGGTTTCACGCTCCGCATTCTCGATCGGTGTCAGTGCCGATGAGGAGGTGTCCGAATTTCCTGTTGACGGTAGCTTATTTGTCAACGCTGAAAACTCGGGCGGCAGGTCGGCTTTCGTCAAAGTCTCGTTTGCCGATGTCAAGAGTATACCTTCAATCACATTCCGCAGCTCCCGGATATTGCCAGGCCAATCGTGTTGCTGCAACGCATTCATGATATCGGCTGAAATATGGCGAGAAGGGAGGCCATATTGTTTCGTAAACAAGGCCGTGAAATGTTCCGCGAGAAGCGGAATGTCTTCAGACCTTTCACGTAATGGGGGAATGGTGATGCTGATGACCGAAAGCCTGTAATAGAGATCCATACGGAAACGGCTGGCTTGCGTCTCCATACGCAGGTCGCGATTGGTCGCGGCAACAAGCCGGAAATTCACCTTCCGCGGCTGTACTTCGCCGATGCGACATATTTCCCGCTCCTCTAATACACGCAGAAAAAGGGGCTGAAGGTCGGTTGGCAATTCTCCGATCTCATCGAGAAACAAAGTGCCGCCATTTGCGGCTTCGATTTTTCCCATCATGCCGCCTCGGCGCGCCCCGGTAAAGGAGCCCTCTGCATAGCCAAACAACTCACTGGTCAGCAGATCGCGAGAAAGGCCACCGCAATTGAGCGCGATGAAAGGCCCTTTGCCGACTGCTGAAGCTTCATGCAGATCGCGCGCAAAGACTTCCTTGCCGACCCCGGTCTCGCCTAATAGAAGGACCGGCACACTGCTTTTGGCGATCTGACGCGCTCGTGCGGCCGCCAGAAGCAGAGCTGGTGCTTGTCCAACGAGTTTTGGGAAGATACGCGTCCGTTCGGGCTCGGAAGGTGGAAGAGCAATGCGTGTGCTGGCACGAGCGAGCTTAGCCGATGCTCCTTGACGGTTGGGAATTGTCAGAATGACTCCCAGACGCTTGCCGCCAGCGTTCATTGGCGTCAACCATTCCTTTTGTATCCACGGCGGCAAATGTTCTGGGAGATCGTGTCCTCGTCTCCAATCAAGTGTGAGAGAGAACAGATTATTCCTCGTCAGGGATTGTGGTGCGCCGAGATCAGCCAACATAACCGCTGCATGCGTATTGGCTTTGATCGCGCGGCCATGCCGGTCCAAGACGACTATGCCATCTGTGGAATGAGCTGTGAGACGATCCATGCAGCCCTCGAGGAGGCGATAGCGAAGATCCATTTCCATCTGCGCGATACGGCTTTCGATGCGGCCAGCCGTTGCCACGACGAGTGCGAGACTATGTCGGCTGTAAGAATGGCTGAGGCCGGATACGTCGATCACACCGAGGGTTGATCCATCGCAAGGATTTTTTATGATACTTGCAGAGCACGACCAACGCTTGATCCCAGAACAATAATGTTCGTTGGAGTGAATCTGGATTGGCCTGCCGATCTCAATCGCGGTGCCTATTGCGTTGGTACCGCATGTGAACTCGCTCCAGTTCGCACCGGGCAGAAGATGCACATTCTCCGCGGCCCCGCGCAAGGATACATCGCCTTCCTGGCTGAGGATCAGGCCTGTGGAATTCGTGAGGACCATGACGGTCGATGTTTCACCGAGAAAGTCTCGAGCCGAGGCCATGACCGGTGCGCTGGCCTCGATCAGTTCGGCGCATTCATCGCGCAAAGCATGAAGGGTATCCTGCTTGACCGGTGGCGGTGCTTGATTTCGCCGATGGTCAATGTCAGCGTCGTGGCAGCGGCGCCAAGATTGATCGATAAGATCGCGCAGGCTGCTGGTTGCCGAAACGTCCCCGTTCATGAAACGTTCCCAGGACGCCATGATATCGGGGTCTTTCTCGGGCACGGAGAAAGTCTGGTTCATGGCTGTTCTGCTCATGCGTTTCCTCCTTTACTGAATGCGACGCATGGCCCGCCGTGTGTTTCTCTTTTGGGCATGTCTGTCGCCATCAGGGCTCTGCGGCCCCTTGCTGTGTAGTATAATGCGATCAGTAGCAAAATACTCAGGCGACATTTATAGGAGTGGCTTGCTGCTGTCGTGCGAAAAATTGCTCCTCGGGGGCAGATTAGGTATCGGGCACTGTATGTCCCCAAGCTTATTAAGTTCCTTGACACCGAACGCGCCGCCCGTATCGCCGGCCCAGGCGTTAGAATAGAGGTCGTCCCCTGCGAGCAGAAGAACAAGGCCTCAAAACTATGGCGGCGATCAGGCCCGTGAAAGTGCCGCCAATCCGCGCCATAGGCGCGTCAGGTTATTGGCGGTACGTGCCGTCTTAGCTAGCGGGTGCCTGTTCGGTGAGTGCAGCGAGCGACGCGGGCAGGGCGGGCGCGGCCGACAGCTCTGGAATAGTGGAAAGAGGATTTGCGGCAGGGCAATGGGATATGGGTCGAGGGGGAGGCAATAACATCCGATAATTGAATATTATCGGATGTTATCTGGCCATGCTAAGCGCGGCGATTCATGCGCTTTTTATGGCGAAAAGACGCCGTCTTGGCTTATCAGGCGGTATGCCGCTGCCGTTCGCCCCAAACTGCAGGAGCACCGCTAGGCAATGTCGGCGGGGATCATCCCGACGAGGATCAGGCGCACGATCCCCGGCAACGCCGCG
It includes:
- a CDS encoding sigma-54-dependent Fis family transcriptional regulator; this encodes MSRTAMNQTFSVPEKDPDIMASWERFMNGDVSATSSLRDLIDQSWRRCHDADIDHRRNQAPPPVKQDTLHALRDECAELIEASAPVMASARDFLGETSTVMVLTNSTGLILSQEGDVSLRGAAENVHLLPGANWSEFTCGTNAIGTAIEIGRPIQIHSNEHYCSGIKRWSCSASIIKNPCDGSTLGVIDVSGLSHSYSRHSLALVVATAGRIESRIAQMEMDLRYRLLEGCMDRLTAHSTDGIVVLDRHGRAIKANTHAAVMLADLGAPQSLTRNNLFSLTLDWRRGHDLPEHLPPWIQKEWLTPMNAGGKRLGVILTIPNRQGASAKLARASTRIALPPSEPERTRIFPKLVGQAPALLLAAARARQIAKSSVPVLLLGETGVGKEVFARDLHEASAVGKGPFIALNCGGLSRDLLTSELFGYAEGSFTGARRGGMMGKIEAANGGTLFLDEIGELPTDLQPLFLRVLEEREICRIGEVQPRKVNFRLVAATNRDLRMETQASRFRMDLYYRLSVISITIPPLRERSEDIPLLAEHFTALFTKQYGLPSRHISADIMNALQQHDWPGNIRELRNVIEGILLTSANETLTKADLPPEFSALTNKLPSTGNSDTSSSALTPIENAERETIVRMLRTHHGNMTAVARELGIAKSTLYVKMKIFQLENIAHDLRASSGNIKPY
- a CDS encoding serine hydrolase domain-containing protein, giving the protein MLAELKTSADVILDNAVTSQPSVAGVVAMITDRHHTIYEGAAGKRRLDRDAGMTSDSVFALFSTTKAITATAVLQLVEEGRLDLDAPASHYSPDIGKLQVIEGFEETGAPKLRAPKRSITTRMLMLHTGGFGYDFFNETYNRLARERGQPSVVTASKAALMTPLLFDPGERWEYGTNIDWCGQIVEGITGKRLGQVFKERIFDPLGMQNSTFELTDAMRSKLAIVHARNSDGSLTPMDFELPPQPEVHMGGHGLYGTVGDYMRFIRMWLNDGAGEHGRVLKAETVRMAEKNHLGDKKISPLPGVIPALSNDAEFFPGAPKSWSFSFMVNDEEAPTGRPAGALGWAGLANLFYWIDRKNGFGGFWATQILPFADPVSFSAYLDFESAFYASLKQRNVA